In the genome of Massilia sp. W12, the window CGCTTCAAATGCCGCCGGCGGCAGCGCCGGTTGCTGGGAATCGCGCGACACCTGCTTTTCAGTGGCAAAGCCGCTGGCGTCATCCTTGGCTTTGAGCGCCGCCAGGCGCGCTTCGCCATCAGCCTTGGCCAGTTTTGCCATTTCCTTTTCACGCAGGAAGGCTTCAATTGCCGGTTTCACATCCGCCAGCGCACGCGGTTTGGCCGGGCGGTGTTCTGTCACATGGCCGGCGATCAAGACGCCATTGCCGATGTCCACCACGTCGGTATTGCGCTTGCCTTTCAGAATGTCTTCCTTGGAAAACACCGCGCTCAGGAATTTCGGATTGTTATACGGGGTGGCGATGCCTAAACCCGGATCCGGCTCGCGGCCCAGATTGTCCACCACTTCAATCTTCAATTTCAGCTTGGCGTGCTCGGCAACGCCCTTCAAATCGGATTGCTCATCCACCGTATTGGAGAAGATTTCACTCAATTCAGAGAGCTTTTTCTTGACCGCATCTTTTTTCAATTCGGCCAGAATGCCATCTTTGACTTCTTCATACGGCTTGGTGGCTGCCGGCTGGATATCGCTCACCAGCAAAATGTGATAACCGAACTGGGTTTGCACCAATTCGCTGATCTGATCTTTTTTCAGAGCGAAAGCGGCTTGCTCAAATTCTTTGACCATTTCGCCATTGGCCATGATAAAGCCCAGGCTGCCGCCTTCCTGCGCAGAACCGGGGTCATCGGAATTCTTTTTGGCGACATCGGCAAAGCTGGCTGGAGCGGCTTTGAGTTCGGCCAGCAATTTGGCGGCTTTGGCTTTGGCGGCGTCTTTTTCGGCCTGGCTGGCGCCGGCTTTGACCAGGATGTGCGAGACTTTGCGGCGTTCGGTCGAGCCGTATTTGCTCAGATTGTCTTTGTAATATTTTTGCGCGGCGGCTTCATCAGCCTGCACCAAGGCATCCACCTGGGCCGGGCCTAACACCACATATTCCACCTTGGCGCTTTCGCGGGTTTTGAATTTGTCGGCGTTTTTGTCGTAGTAGTCTTTGATCATTTCCTCAGTCAATTTCACTTTGTCGGCGAAATCGCTGTTTTTGATCATCAACTCTTGCACGCTGCGCTGCTGCTCGAACAATTCGGCAAAACGGGTGCTGACGGTTTTCGGAATAAAGGAAGAGGCGCCGAGCGCGACGCCGAGTTGCTGACGCGTCATGCCATCGCGCAAATTGGCTTCATATTGTGCGCTGCTGGCGCCGACGCGTTCCAGGAATTTCTGATAATTCGCATTATCAATCTTGCCATCCGCAGCGATAATCCCGGGCACTTGTTCTTTCAGCGCATCCAACACCATGCTGTCAGGCACGGTCAGCAAACGGCTGCGCGCTTCGGCGCCAAGCACACGCTCATTGACCAATTGATCCAGCACGCCCTGCTTCATCTCAGCCGTTTCAAACAGCTTGGGATCATAGTTTTGCCCCAAGCGGGCGCGCATGTTTTCAATCTGGTTGCGCAGCACATTGTCCCATTCCTGCTTGGTGACCGAGGATTTGCCGACCTGGGCCACATCGGTATCCACCTCGTTCAACGAGCGCAAACCTTCAATCCCGCCCAGCACAAAGGGGGGCA includes:
- a CDS encoding SurA N-terminal domain-containing protein, yielding MLEFVRENPKIVQGVLVLIVLPPFVLGGIEGLRSLNEVDTDVAQVGKSSVTKQEWDNVLRNQIENMRARLGQNYDPKLFETAEMKQGVLDQLVNERVLGAEARSRLLTVPDSMVLDALKEQVPGIIAADGKIDNANYQKFLERVGASSAQYEANLRDGMTRQQLGVALGASSFIPKTVSTRFAELFEQQRSVQELMIKNSDFADKVKLTEEMIKDYYDKNADKFKTRESAKVEYVVLGPAQVDALVQADEAAAQKYYKDNLSKYGSTERRKVSHILVKAGASQAEKDAAKAKAAKLLAELKAAPASFADVAKKNSDDPGSAQEGGSLGFIMANGEMVKEFEQAAFALKKDQISELVQTQFGYHILLVSDIQPAATKPYEEVKDGILAELKKDAVKKKLSELSEIFSNTVDEQSDLKGVAEHAKLKLKIEVVDNLGREPDPGLGIATPYNNPKFLSAVFSKEDILKGKRNTDVVDIGNGVLIAGHVTEHRPAKPRALADVKPAIEAFLREKEMAKLAKADGEARLAALKAKDDASGFATEKQVSRDSQQPALPPAAFEAVMKADISKLPVLVGAEVPGAGYGLYRITKVSQKEKPDEAMRAQLAQQVGNAYAQQEIAASLEWYKQKHKVKVFKQNAGIEASASASASASASASAAASAEASAKK